One segment of Capnocytophaga sp. oral taxon 878 DNA contains the following:
- a CDS encoding translocation/assembly module TamB domain-containing protein: MGIAVAALSFPATQTFIAKKVVAYLNEDFGINIDIQRIHIKFNGKVDIKGTLVRDHKQDTLIWAKELSTSILDIKQLIDGNLYFGKIEANELFLDMKTHKGDTLSNLDVFVNKFDSGKPSSGKFVMKTGKINLNNSRCYISDENNADPNLLQLDKLNAEVGNFQILGSNIALSASANFTYNKQLEVSNLAAERFEYTDSLMQTGLLHLQLKGNTSTSLVANLKMYPYNGSYGNFVNSVVWDANVYEGKVNTSHLNTFYNGFTPERLIELKNVTLKGTLNNFNIPKGEINYQNSSITGDLSFKNLLSNNKDIIIEGKGVYAQTIYNDLAYLMPQTLGENLPDVLQRLGLVSIDGDFSYKTTSLFTNLILRTPEGKAHINGSLEDLTHTDKTTFKADLSTEQLHLGKLLGDNSVGNLTADLVVRGQGFEPSTMQLFANGHIHSVGYNGYNYKRIGVNGELKQQVFNGKIDARDPNLTMKFDGLADLSGKSNKFDFQADIAIADLHALKFMELDSISQFCGKMVIDISGNQLNDIVGKIAFKNTNYINSAGNFNFKDFEITSTLNDGVKEISINSPDIISGKVGGKFKLTEIKKVLQNAVGSIYTHYNPYKIEPNQYVDFHFNIYNKIVEVFVPQVKIGSNTFINGNIDAGKGSFKLQMKSPSVNAYSNQIDSLSLEIDNKNPLYNTFLEVKKADLGVYAIHDFNLINTTIKDTLFFRTEFRGGETAKDNYELNFYHTLNKKQESIIGIKKSLIDFKGNQWYINRENAMNEYNKIVLNRTADSLKISNFKMAHQNQYMNLSGLITTDNYKNLHLVAHNVALDKVMPEMKGLNLTGTLNGNVSLTQKGNLYYPSADLFVQYFKLNGYDYGDLEMSIFGNNDLSSFDVAAFFSNGRSLGFATRGKINLDKKKGTLLDLKAYFQDFALSPFNPFVEGIFYDLRGTMSGIVNIQGSVSDPLMDGELTLHKAGAGISYLKLNTDINEGARIKVNNKTFDINNWTLTDTDYKTQASLNGTIRHNKLLDWFLDLRLQTLGKRFMVLNTPYTDDALFYGTAFMQGKASIKGALDEIAISVNAKTEEGTSFKIPLSDGESVGDDSFITFVEKGDKKVKVQRDLESIKGLELNFELDILPTAEVEIVMDKKTGSNLVGRGAGTLLIEINTNGKFNMWGDFITYSGFYNFKYENFIDKRFNVLPGGSISWSGDPLKATLRDLKAAYNLSANPSTLLESNQYNRKVNTQVIIKLEGELMHPETLFDITFPDSSPSLVSELNYKLEDQDRKQLQAFSLLAQGSFMSEKNTDNRLLAYNLFETAAGLFNQLLSDEDNKLNLGVSYEAGINDGSSDINSDRLGFTVSTQITEWASVNAKVGIPVGGVSRTAVAGNVEVQFRLNADGSLTAKIFNRENEWQQYMLDRIGYAQGVGLTYTVDFNTFKGLMQKIFKKGGSIVK; this comes from the coding sequence TTGGGGATTGCAGTGGCGGCATTGTCTTTTCCTGCCACCCAAACCTTTATTGCTAAGAAAGTAGTGGCTTACCTAAATGAAGATTTTGGTATTAATATTGACATACAGCGTATTCATATCAAATTCAATGGGAAGGTAGATATTAAAGGCACTTTGGTACGTGATCATAAGCAAGATACCCTTATATGGGCTAAGGAGCTTAGCACCTCTATCTTGGATATAAAACAACTTATAGATGGTAATCTTTATTTTGGAAAGATAGAGGCTAATGAGCTGTTTTTGGATATGAAAACCCATAAAGGAGACACCCTTAGTAACCTTGATGTATTCGTAAATAAGTTTGACTCGGGGAAGCCTAGTTCAGGTAAATTTGTTATGAAAACGGGAAAGATAAACCTGAACAACAGCAGGTGTTATATAAGCGACGAGAACAATGCCGACCCTAACCTTTTGCAATTAGACAAACTGAATGCTGAAGTAGGTAACTTCCAAATATTGGGCAGTAATATAGCGCTAAGTGCTAGTGCTAACTTCACCTATAACAAGCAACTAGAAGTAAGCAATTTGGCGGCTGAAAGATTTGAATATACTGATAGCCTGATGCAAACAGGTTTGCTACATCTGCAACTGAAAGGTAATACTTCAACCTCGTTGGTAGCAAACTTAAAAATGTACCCGTATAATGGTAGCTATGGGAACTTTGTAAATAGTGTAGTATGGGATGCTAATGTGTATGAAGGAAAAGTAAATACAAGCCATCTAAACACCTTTTACAATGGTTTTACCCCTGAACGCCTTATCGAACTAAAAAATGTAACCCTTAAAGGTACTTTAAACAACTTCAATATACCTAAAGGAGAGATTAACTACCAAAACTCTTCAATTACAGGTGATTTATCATTCAAGAACTTACTTTCAAACAATAAAGATATTATTATTGAAGGGAAAGGTGTGTATGCACAAACTATCTATAATGATTTGGCATACCTAATGCCTCAAACATTAGGAGAAAACCTACCTGATGTACTACAAAGGTTGGGATTGGTATCAATAGATGGTGATTTTAGCTATAAAACAACTTCATTATTCACGAATTTAATATTGCGAACCCCAGAAGGGAAGGCACATATTAATGGCTCTTTAGAAGACCTTACTCATACAGATAAAACAACTTTTAAAGCAGACCTCAGCACCGAGCAACTACACTTAGGAAAACTACTTGGTGACAATAGTGTAGGAAACTTAACAGCAGACTTGGTAGTGCGCGGACAAGGCTTTGAGCCGAGTACTATGCAACTATTTGCTAATGGGCATATCCATTCGGTTGGTTACAATGGTTATAACTATAAACGCATTGGGGTAAATGGTGAGCTAAAGCAACAAGTATTCAACGGTAAAATAGATGCACGTGATCCTAATCTTACTATGAAATTTGATGGGCTTGCCGATCTATCGGGGAAAAGTAATAAATTTGATTTCCAAGCTGATATAGCGATAGCAGACTTACACGCCTTGAAGTTTATGGAGCTAGATTCTATCTCGCAGTTCTGTGGAAAGATGGTTATAGACATTTCGGGGAACCAGTTAAATGATATAGTAGGAAAAATAGCCTTTAAAAACACTAATTATATCAACTCGGCGGGTAATTTTAATTTTAAGGATTTTGAAATAACATCGACCCTTAATGATGGGGTGAAGGAAATAAGTATCAATTCGCCTGATATTATTAGTGGGAAAGTAGGAGGAAAATTTAAACTTACTGAAATAAAGAAAGTATTGCAGAATGCGGTAGGTAGCATCTATACTCATTACAATCCTTATAAAATAGAGCCTAACCAGTATGTAGATTTTCACTTTAACATTTACAATAAAATAGTAGAAGTTTTTGTACCACAAGTGAAAATAGGCAGCAATACCTTTATCAATGGGAATATTGATGCAGGAAAAGGAAGCTTCAAACTACAAATGAAATCACCGAGTGTGAACGCTTATAGCAATCAGATTGATAGCCTTAGCCTTGAGATAGATAATAAAAACCCCTTATACAACACCTTCTTAGAGGTTAAAAAAGCAGACTTAGGCGTATATGCTATTCACGATTTTAACCTGATTAATACAACCATTAAAGATACCCTTTTCTTCCGTACAGAATTTAGAGGAGGAGAAACAGCTAAAGACAATTATGAGCTTAACTTTTACCATACACTGAACAAGAAACAAGAATCAATCATAGGTATTAAAAAATCTCTTATTGATTTTAAAGGCAATCAGTGGTACATCAATCGTGAAAATGCTATGAATGAGTACAATAAAATTGTACTAAACCGCACTGCGGATAGTTTGAAGATAAGCAACTTTAAAATGGCTCACCAAAACCAATATATGAACCTTAGTGGGCTTATTACTACTGACAATTACAAAAATTTGCATTTGGTAGCCCATAACGTAGCGCTGGATAAGGTTATGCCTGAAATGAAAGGACTGAACCTTACAGGCACACTTAATGGGAATGTATCACTTACCCAAAAAGGAAATTTGTATTATCCTTCGGCTGACTTATTTGTGCAGTATTTCAAGCTAAATGGTTATGATTATGGTGACTTGGAGATGAGTATTTTTGGGAATAACGACTTATCGTCATTTGATGTTGCAGCATTTTTCTCTAACGGGCGGTCATTAGGTTTTGCTACGCGGGGAAAGATAAACTTAGATAAGAAAAAAGGGACCTTACTTGACCTTAAGGCTTATTTTCAAGATTTTGCTCTATCACCTTTCAATCCTTTTGTGGAAGGTATTTTCTATGATTTACGAGGCACAATGAGTGGGATTGTGAATATACAAGGTAGTGTAAGCGACCCACTAATGGATGGTGAACTGACACTTCATAAAGCAGGAGCGGGTATTAGCTACCTAAAACTGAACACTGATATTAATGAAGGAGCCCGCATAAAGGTAAATAATAAAACTTTTGACATTAATAATTGGACTCTTACTGATACCGATTATAAAACACAGGCCTCTTTAAATGGTACTATTAGGCATAATAAATTATTGGATTGGTTCTTAGACCTCCGCCTACAAACGCTAGGCAAGCGGTTTATGGTACTAAACACACCGTATACAGATGATGCCCTTTTTTATGGTACTGCTTTTATGCAAGGAAAGGCTAGTATTAAAGGAGCTTTGGATGAAATTGCTATTAGTGTAAATGCTAAAACTGAAGAAGGAACTTCCTTTAAAATACCTCTTAGTGATGGAGAAAGTGTAGGAGATGACTCATTTATTACCTTTGTAGAAAAAGGTGATAAAAAAGTAAAAGTACAAAGAGATTTAGAGTCGATTAAGGGATTAGAACTAAACTTTGAATTAGACATACTGCCTACTGCTGAAGTAGAAATAGTGATGGATAAGAAAACTGGTAGCAACCTTGTAGGGCGTGGAGCTGGCACTCTGCTTATTGAAATTAACACTAATGGGAAATTTAATATGTGGGGTGACTTTATTACTTATTCGGGATTTTATAACTTCAAGTATGAAAACTTCATTGATAAGCGATTCAATGTATTGCCAGGAGGCTCTATTTCTTGGAGTGGTGACCCTTTAAAAGCTACATTGCGAGACCTGAAAGCTGCTTATAACCTTAGTGCTAACCCGAGCACACTACTAGAAAGCAACCAATATAACCGCAAAGTAAATACTCAAGTAATTATTAAGCTGGAAGGTGAGCTGATGCACCCTGAAACATTGTTTGATATTACCTTCCCTGATAGTAGTCCAAGTTTAGTATCGGAGCTAAACTATAAACTTGAAGATCAAGACCGTAAACAGTTACAAGCTTTCTCACTTTTAGCACAAGGCTCATTTATGAGTGAAAAGAATACTGATAACCGCTTACTTGCCTATAACCTTTTTGAGACTGCAGCTGGCTTGTTTAACCAATTATTATCGGATGAAGATAATAAACTGAATTTGGGAGTATCATACGAGGCAGGTATTAATGATGGGTCATCGGATATTAATAGTGACCGCTTAGGCTTTACTGTATCGACCCAAATTACTGAATGGGCAAGTGTAAATGCTAAAGTAGGAATACCTGTAGGAGGTGTGAGTCGTACTGCTGTAGCAGGTAATGTAGAGGTTCAATTCCGCCTAAATGCTGATGGAAGTTTAACCGCTAAAATATTTAATCGTGAAAATGAGTGGCAACAATATATGCTTGACCGCATAGGTTATGCCCAAGGGGTAGGACTTACCTATACTGTAGATTTTAATACTTTTAAAGGATTGATGCAGAAAATATTTAAAAAAGGTGGCTCCATAGTAAAGTAA
- a CDS encoding GH3 auxin-responsive promoter family protein — protein MIKSFLSKIVAAVAKKKIDKWANNPIATQDKLFHNLIAQAKNTAFGRDHHFNEIKTYADFVARVPLRDYEALRPYIDRVVKGEKDVLWKGKPLYFAKTSGTTSGAKYIPITKASMPYHVQGARDAILCYINETKKTDFVEGKMIFLQGSPILSEKNGIKTGRLSGIAAHYVPAYLQRNRMPSYKTNCIDDWETKVEAIVTETFSKNMTLISGIPSWVLMYFERLYQRSGLKVGKLFPNFSLFIYGGVNYEPYRQQFEHLIGRKVDSIELYPASEGFFAYQDSQKKKGMLLLLNAGIFYEFVEADTFFTENPKRISLKDVQLGVNYALIISTNAGLWGYNIGDTVQFTSLAPYRIVVTGRIKHFISAFGEHVIAKEVEEAMREGLEATGARITEFTVAPQVNPTAGELPYHEWFVEFEQKPADMKLLAEIIDKALQTQNMYYYDLIQGRVLQTLKITEVPEGGFAAYMKKKGKLGGQNKMQRLANDRSVVEELIP, from the coding sequence ATGATAAAGTCATTTCTATCCAAAATAGTAGCTGCTGTAGCCAAAAAGAAGATTGATAAATGGGCTAATAACCCCATAGCTACACAGGATAAGTTATTCCATAACCTCATAGCTCAAGCCAAGAATACAGCTTTCGGGCGTGATCATCATTTTAATGAAATTAAAACCTATGCCGATTTTGTAGCACGCGTACCCCTACGTGATTATGAAGCCCTACGCCCTTATATTGATAGGGTAGTGAAAGGCGAAAAAGATGTGTTATGGAAAGGCAAACCCCTATATTTTGCCAAAACATCGGGTACTACCAGTGGGGCGAAGTACATACCCATTACCAAAGCCTCAATGCCTTATCACGTACAAGGTGCCCGCGATGCTATATTGTGCTATATCAATGAAACTAAAAAAACTGACTTTGTAGAAGGGAAAATGATTTTCCTACAAGGTAGCCCTATATTAAGTGAGAAGAATGGTATCAAAACTGGTAGGCTATCGGGGATAGCAGCTCATTATGTGCCTGCTTACTTGCAGCGCAATCGTATGCCTTCCTACAAAACTAACTGCATAGATGATTGGGAAACTAAAGTAGAAGCTATTGTAACCGAAACCTTCTCTAAAAATATGACTCTCATTAGCGGTATCCCTTCGTGGGTACTGATGTACTTTGAGCGGCTATACCAGCGCTCGGGGTTGAAGGTAGGTAAATTGTTCCCTAATTTTAGCTTGTTTATATACGGTGGGGTGAACTATGAGCCTTATAGGCAGCAGTTTGAACACCTTATAGGGCGCAAGGTAGATAGCATAGAGCTATACCCTGCCAGTGAGGGCTTTTTTGCTTATCAGGATAGCCAGAAGAAAAAGGGAATGCTACTGCTGCTTAATGCGGGTATCTTTTATGAATTTGTAGAAGCTGATACTTTCTTCACCGAAAACCCTAAGCGTATCAGTTTGAAAGATGTACAGCTGGGTGTGAATTACGCTCTTATTATCAGTACTAATGCGGGGCTTTGGGGTTATAATATAGGCGATACGGTGCAGTTTACTTCATTGGCACCTTACCGCATAGTAGTTACCGGGCGTATTAAGCACTTTATATCGGCTTTTGGGGAACATGTAATAGCTAAAGAAGTAGAAGAGGCTATGCGTGAGGGGCTGGAAGCTACAGGCGCCCGCATAACCGAGTTTACCGTTGCCCCACAAGTGAATCCTACTGCTGGTGAGTTGCCTTACCACGAGTGGTTTGTAGAGTTTGAACAAAAACCGGCTGATATGAAACTATTGGCTGAGATAATAGATAAAGCCCTGCAAACTCAAAATATGTATTATTATGACCTCATACAGGGTAGGGTGTTACAAACCCTAAAAATTACCGAAGTGCCTGAAGGCGGTTTTGCTGCTTATATGAAGAAAAAAGGCAAACTTGGTGGGCAGAATAAAATGCAACGCTTGGCCAATGATAGGAGCGTTGTAGAGGAACTGATTCCTTAA
- the topA gene encoding type I DNA topoisomerase has translation MAKNVVIVESPAKAKTIEKFLGKDYKVVSSYGHIVDLPSNELGVDIQNGFKPNYLISSDKKNLVKELKALTSTAETVWLASDEDREGEAIAWHLAETLKLKTANTKRIVFNSITKSAIEKAIKNPRGIDYNLVNAQQARRVLDRLVGYELSPVLWKKIKSGLSAGRVQSVAVRLIVEREREIQEFKTQSAFKISAEFVTQEGKIVRATLPKAFDNEQEAALFLQQNIGANFKVASLEKKPAKKSPAPPFTTSTLQQEAARKLSFSVSKTMTVAQRLYESGFITYMRTDSVNLSQEALTAAKNAIIQLFGAPYSQVRNFATKTKGAQEAHEAIRPTDMARTSIPAEADQNKLYELIWKRTLASQMADAQVERTTVKIEADKHNEYFTASGEVVQFDGFLKVYLESTDDEDEEQEGMLPSLHKGEVLGNHHITATERYTRPQPRYTEASLVKKLEELGIGRPSTYAPTISTIQNRNYVERSSLEGEVRPYQQLTLAKGVIKTKTLTEKVGADKGKLMPTDIGSVVNDFLVNYFGTIMDYNFTAKVENSFDEIAEGNENWTEMLSQFYTHFHPIVENVEKNTGRETGERVLGVDPKSGRPLSVRLGRYGAMAQIGNPDDKEKPIYASLLSGMSIETITFEEALKLFELPRHLGVVEGKNVEVNVGRFGPYVHYGDAYISLAKGEDVFGVTLERAKELIGEKQKADAPIASYQGLEVIKGVGRFGPFIKWNNNYINVTKKYDFNNLSKHDIEELIESKLKKESEKVVKQWDEGEMRIEKARWGRFTLLKGKAKVELPKDTNVETLTKEQALALLAEKEPKPKAVAKKAVSKKK, from the coding sequence ATGGCTAAGAATGTAGTGATTGTAGAGTCGCCGGCGAAGGCTAAAACTATTGAAAAGTTTTTAGGTAAGGACTATAAAGTGGTGTCCAGCTATGGGCATATTGTAGATTTACCCTCGAACGAGCTGGGGGTGGATATACAGAATGGTTTTAAGCCTAATTATCTGATTTCAAGTGATAAGAAGAACCTTGTAAAGGAACTCAAAGCACTTACATCGACAGCTGAGACGGTATGGTTGGCATCGGATGAGGACCGCGAAGGAGAGGCCATAGCATGGCACTTGGCGGAGACTTTAAAACTGAAGACGGCTAATACTAAGCGCATTGTATTTAACTCGATTACTAAAAGTGCCATTGAAAAGGCTATTAAGAACCCACGTGGTATAGATTACAATTTGGTAAATGCACAGCAAGCAAGGCGTGTGCTGGATAGGTTGGTGGGTTATGAGCTATCGCCTGTGCTATGGAAGAAGATTAAGAGTGGGCTATCGGCAGGGCGTGTGCAATCGGTAGCGGTACGGCTGATAGTGGAACGTGAGCGTGAGATACAAGAATTTAAAACGCAATCGGCATTTAAAATAAGTGCTGAATTTGTTACACAAGAAGGCAAGATAGTAAGAGCTACGCTGCCAAAAGCATTTGACAATGAGCAAGAAGCGGCTTTGTTTTTGCAACAGAATATAGGAGCTAACTTTAAGGTGGCATCGTTAGAGAAGAAGCCAGCGAAGAAGAGTCCGGCACCACCTTTTACAACTTCGACCCTGCAACAAGAAGCAGCGAGGAAGCTATCATTTTCGGTAAGCAAAACGATGACAGTGGCGCAACGCTTATACGAATCGGGATTTATTACCTATATGCGTACCGATAGTGTGAACCTATCACAAGAGGCACTTACTGCTGCTAAAAATGCTATTATACAGCTTTTTGGTGCGCCTTACAGCCAAGTGCGCAATTTCGCCACTAAAACTAAAGGAGCACAAGAGGCACACGAGGCTATACGCCCTACAGATATGGCAAGGACAAGCATACCAGCTGAAGCAGACCAAAACAAGCTGTATGAACTGATATGGAAACGCACTCTTGCCTCGCAAATGGCTGATGCACAAGTAGAACGTACTACTGTAAAGATTGAAGCAGATAAGCATAATGAGTATTTTACGGCATCGGGTGAGGTGGTGCAATTTGACGGCTTTTTGAAAGTATATTTGGAAAGTACTGATGACGAAGATGAAGAACAAGAGGGTATGCTACCTTCTTTGCACAAAGGAGAGGTACTTGGCAACCATCATATTACAGCTACGGAACGCTATACGCGTCCGCAACCGCGTTATACAGAGGCATCACTGGTGAAAAAGTTGGAAGAGCTAGGTATAGGACGCCCTTCGACCTATGCGCCTACCATTTCGACCATTCAGAACAGAAACTATGTGGAACGCAGCAGCTTGGAGGGAGAAGTGCGCCCTTACCAACAGCTTACCCTTGCTAAAGGCGTTATCAAAACAAAGACACTTACTGAAAAAGTAGGAGCAGATAAAGGAAAACTAATGCCTACTGACATAGGAAGTGTAGTGAATGACTTTTTGGTAAACTACTTTGGCACTATAATGGACTATAATTTTACGGCTAAGGTAGAGAATAGCTTTGACGAAATAGCGGAAGGGAATGAGAATTGGACAGAGATGCTAAGCCAGTTCTACACTCATTTTCACCCCATAGTAGAAAATGTAGAGAAGAATACAGGGCGCGAAACCGGTGAACGTGTATTGGGGGTAGACCCTAAGAGCGGAAGGCCTTTAAGTGTGCGCTTAGGACGCTACGGAGCGATGGCACAAATAGGTAACCCTGATGATAAGGAAAAACCTATTTATGCGAGTTTGCTATCGGGGATGTCGATAGAGACGATTACTTTTGAAGAAGCCTTGAAGCTATTTGAATTACCACGCCATTTGGGTGTTGTAGAGGGCAAGAATGTGGAAGTGAATGTGGGACGTTTTGGGCCTTATGTGCATTATGGAGATGCTTATATATCATTAGCCAAGGGTGAAGACGTATTTGGTGTAACCCTTGAACGCGCTAAAGAGCTGATAGGAGAAAAGCAAAAAGCTGATGCCCCTATTGCAAGTTACCAAGGATTGGAAGTGATAAAGGGAGTAGGAAGATTTGGCCCCTTTATTAAGTGGAACAATAATTATATAAACGTTACTAAGAAATACGATTTCAATAATTTAAGCAAGCACGATATTGAAGAACTGATAGAGAGCAAGCTGAAGAAAGAATCGGAAAAAGTAGTGAAACAGTGGGATGAAGGCGAAATGCGCATAGAAAAAGCCCGCTGGGGTAGATTTACTTTGCTAAAAGGAAAAGCTAAAGTGGAACTACCTAAAGACACAAATGTAGAGACACTGACTAAAGAACAAGCTCTTGCTTTATTAGCCGAAAAAGAGCCAAAACCCAAAGCAGTAGCTAAAAAGGCAGTAAGCAAGAAGAAATAA
- the msrA gene encoding peptide-methionine (S)-S-oxide reductase MsrA, whose amino-acid sequence MSKIQQVKPANEIIYLAGGCFWGTEYFYKRVRGVLQVQSGYVNGHTNKPIYEEVMTGTTGYAEAVKITYDPQQISLKKLLTLFFTTINPTSLNKQGSDVGTQYRTGIYYLTPAQKITAQAALRRLAAHYTEPVVVECEPFKVFQPAEEWHIDYLEKFPSVTCHINPTVLRNARMANPIPLSKKKHNLNKLRKLINH is encoded by the coding sequence ATGAGTAAAATACAACAAGTAAAACCTGCCAATGAGATAATCTATCTGGCAGGAGGCTGCTTTTGGGGTACCGAGTACTTCTATAAGCGCGTACGTGGCGTGCTACAAGTACAATCGGGCTATGTGAATGGGCACACCAATAAGCCTATTTATGAAGAAGTAATGACAGGCACTACCGGTTATGCCGAAGCCGTTAAAATTACCTATGACCCCCAACAAATAAGCCTAAAAAAACTCTTAACACTTTTCTTTACTACTATTAACCCTACCAGCCTTAATAAGCAAGGCAGTGATGTAGGCACCCAGTACCGCACAGGCATCTACTACCTTACCCCAGCACAAAAAATAACAGCACAAGCAGCCCTACGCCGCTTGGCTGCCCACTATACCGAACCTGTAGTAGTGGAGTGCGAACCCTTTAAGGTATTCCAGCCTGCCGAAGAATGGCATATCGATTATTTAGAGAAATTTCCCTCTGTTACTTGCCATATCAATCCTACAGTACTGCGCAATGCCCGTATGGCTAACCCCATACCCCTTTCCAAGAAAAAACATAACCTTAATAAGCTTAGGAAACTCATTAACCATTAA
- a CDS encoding energy transducer TonB, producing the protein MKKILLLLALITYQSYSQNTHTDTFMLPYDFVDQKPMFSQCQDTLNERQHHCFKSQLDQHVAKYFHYPEPAVEMGITGKVLLYIRINTDGSTTVLRTRGTDKFLEKEAERIIKKLPPFIPAQHVGKPVAVLYKYCIRFKLID; encoded by the coding sequence ATGAAGAAGATACTCTTACTTTTGGCACTCATCACCTACCAAAGTTACAGCCAAAACACCCATACCGATACCTTTATGCTGCCTTATGATTTTGTTGATCAAAAACCAATGTTCTCACAGTGCCAAGACACCCTCAATGAGCGCCAACACCATTGCTTTAAATCACAGTTAGACCAGCACGTAGCCAAATACTTTCATTACCCCGAACCTGCAGTCGAGATGGGTATTACAGGCAAAGTATTACTATACATCCGCATCAATACCGATGGCAGCACCACTGTACTTAGAACACGTGGTACTGATAAGTTTTTAGAAAAAGAAGCTGAGCGCATTATAAAAAAGTTACCCCCTTTTATACCCGCCCAGCACGTCGGAAAGCCCGTAGCAGTACTTTACAAATACTGCATCAGGTTTAAGTTAATTGATTAG
- the dnaB gene encoding replicative DNA helicase, translated as MNETDNIPVTDNIPQNQRITRVQPTLERGKIPPQDLNLEEAILGAMLIDKKGVDDVIDILNAEVFYKKQNQLIYEAIFQLFNQSEAIDLLTVAEQLRRNGNLEAVGGELYLINLTQRVSSSANVEFHARIILQKFIKRKLIEISSGIIEDAYDDTQDVFDSLDAAEQKLYEVTQGNLKRTAESAGDLVVKALKNIQDLSNKTDGFSGVPSGFTKLDHLTSGWQASDLIIVAARPGMGKTALTLSMARNIAVGQNIPVAFFSLEMSAVQLITRLISSETGLTSEKLRTGKLEEAEWYVLNTRVKDLEKAPLYIDDTPSISIFDLRAKARRLSQQKQIKLIIIDYLQLMSAGGSKGVGNREQEISTISRNLKALAKELNIPVIALSQLSRNVESRPGQQKRPQLSDLRESGAIEQDADIVSFIYRPEYYKIMEWDDESQTPTAGQAEFIVAKHRNGGLDNIRLKFEGQFGRFANLDEGYAYSGGGIEELGSKMNEGIVFDPVPMASPSQAFGQVAPPPSTPDEVPF; from the coding sequence ATGAACGAAACTGATAATATACCCGTAACCGATAATATACCTCAAAACCAGAGGATTACACGCGTACAGCCCACCCTCGAACGCGGCAAAATACCCCCTCAAGACCTAAACCTCGAGGAGGCAATACTCGGCGCTATGCTCATCGATAAAAAAGGTGTCGATGACGTAATCGATATCCTCAATGCCGAAGTATTCTACAAAAAACAAAACCAACTCATATACGAGGCTATCTTCCAGCTATTCAACCAGTCCGAAGCTATCGATTTGCTCACCGTAGCCGAACAGCTGCGCCGTAACGGCAACCTCGAAGCCGTAGGTGGCGAACTATACCTCATCAACCTCACACAGCGCGTATCATCATCCGCCAACGTCGAGTTCCACGCTCGCATCATCCTACAAAAATTCATCAAGCGCAAGCTCATCGAAATATCTTCAGGAATTATTGAAGACGCCTATGACGATACCCAAGACGTGTTCGATTCCTTAGATGCCGCCGAACAAAAACTCTATGAAGTAACACAAGGAAACCTCAAGCGCACAGCCGAGTCCGCTGGCGATTTAGTAGTCAAAGCCCTTAAAAATATACAAGACCTATCCAACAAAACCGACGGATTTAGCGGCGTACCATCAGGATTTACCAAGCTCGACCACCTCACCTCCGGATGGCAAGCCAGCGACCTCATCATCGTCGCAGCACGCCCCGGTATGGGTAAAACAGCCCTCACACTATCTATGGCTCGTAACATAGCCGTAGGGCAAAACATACCCGTAGCATTCTTCTCGTTAGAAATGTCCGCAGTGCAGCTCATCACCCGTCTCATATCCTCCGAAACCGGACTTACTTCCGAGAAGCTCCGCACCGGTAAGCTCGAAGAAGCCGAATGGTATGTACTCAATACCCGCGTCAAAGATCTCGAAAAAGCACCCTTGTATATTGATGATACCCCCTCTATTTCTATATTCGACCTCCGTGCCAAAGCACGACGCCTCTCTCAGCAAAAACAAATAAAACTCATCATTATCGATTACCTACAACTGATGAGCGCCGGAGGTAGCAAAGGCGTAGGTAACCGCGAACAAGAAATATCAACCATCTCCCGAAACCTAAAAGCCTTAGCCAAAGAACTTAACATACCCGTAATAGCCCTCTCTCAGCTATCACGTAATGTCGAGTCCCGCCCAGGGCAACAAAAACGCCCTCAGCTGTCCGACCTGCGTGAGTCTGGTGCCATTGAGCAAGATGCCGATATAGTGTCGTTCATCTATCGCCCCGAATACTACAAAATTATGGAATGGGACGATGAGTCTCAAACCCCCACCGCAGGCCAAGCCGAGTTCATCGTCGCCAAGCACCGTAACGGAGGATTGGATAACATACGCCTCAAGTTTGAAGGGCAGTTCGGTAGGTTTGCCAATCTCGATGAAGGCTATGCCTATAGCGGAGGCGGTATTGAAGAGTTAGGCTCAAAAATGAATGAAGGCATAGTCTTTGATCCTGTACCTATGGCTTCTCCCTCACAAGCATTCGGGCAAGTAGCACCACCACCCTCCACCCCCGACGAAGTACCGTTTTAG